The Candidatus Celerinatantimonas neptuna DNA segment GGCTGTGGGTTATGATCCTTTTCCCACTGCTGGTAGATCAGAAAGCTGACAAACAGCAAACCGATAATCAGTAAATTACGTTGAGATTCCATAGTCTAGTCAATCTCTTTTAGTTTTATGAGCAGGTGGAACCGGGTCGTACCCACCAGGATGTAAAGGATGGCATTTTAATAGACGTTTGCTTGCTAACCAACTGCCTTTTATCACACCATGCACTTTTAATGCTTCAATTGCATAGTTGGAACAGGTTGGAGAAAACCGACAACGCGGCCCCATCAACGGGCTAATACCCCATTGATAAAGCCGAATCAATGCGATCATCAGCCAGCGAACCGGCGCTGTAAACGTCGCCATGATTTTACCAACATTTTATCAAGTTCAGTATTTGACAATTTAGAAACTCCCGGTTTTGATATCACCAC contains these protein-coding regions:
- the yidD gene encoding Putative membrane protein insertion efficiency factor; this encodes MATFTAPVRWLMIALIRLYQWGISPLMGPRCRFSPTCSNYAIEALKVHGVIKGSWLASKRLLKCHPLHPGGYDPVPPAHKTKRD